The following is a genomic window from Methanobacterium aggregans.
CCAAAACTTGAGTTTCATCCAAAACTTGAGTTTCATCCAAAACTTGAGTTTCATCCAAAACTTGAGTTTCATCCAAAACTTGAGTTTCATCCAAATTTTTAAGTTCTTCCTCTCCTACTTCCAGTAACTCTACTGGTTTGTTACCTGGATGGTAGTCGAAGAAGGGGGATTCAACCTTCAATTTTCCATCACAGTACTCCCTTATCCTTTCAATTGA
Proteins encoded in this region:
- a CDS encoding glycosyltransferase family 2 protein, whose product is MNYPRVSIIILNWNGWKDTVEALESLYQIEYPNYHVVVVDNHSVDDSIERIREYCDGKLKVESPFFDYHPGNKPVELLEVGEEELKNLDETQVLDETQVLDETQVLDETQVLDETQVL